A section of the Virgibacillus sp. NKC19-3 genome encodes:
- the purH gene encoding bifunctional phosphoribosylaminoimidazolecarboxamide formyltransferase/IMP cyclohydrolase — protein MRKRALISVSNKEDIIDFTKGLVELGYEIISTGGTLRTIQDAGISARAVEEITGFPEMMDGRVKTLHPSVHGGLLGKRSSRIHRKQMEENKIVPIDVVVVNLYPFQETLQKTGVTHEEMIENIDIGGPAMLRSSAKNYHDVTVVVDPQDYEQVLMDLRMDQLDLEKRRSLAAKVFRHTANYDALIANYLTTETGEDFPETYTVTYEKAQDLRYGENPHQQAAFFKDPVSTSMSLALAEQLHGKELSYNNIQDGNAALEILSEYREPATVAVKHMNPCGIGVAADVYQAFQKAYDGDPVSIFGGIVACNREIEAATAEKLSEIFVEIVIAPGFTNEALAMLTRKKNIRLLKLEMKTDGSAYHKLTTVKGGVLIQQNDHGEIAKEALTVMTERKPSEQELADLQFAWKAVKHVKSNAIVLGKENQTVGVGAGQMNRIGSAMIAIEQAGEKAQGSVLASDAFFPMPDTVEAAVQAGVTAIIQPGGSKRDQDSIDVCNEHGVAMVYTGMRHFKH, from the coding sequence ATGCGAAAACGGGCACTTATTAGTGTTTCCAATAAAGAAGATATCATCGATTTTACAAAAGGACTTGTGGAACTGGGTTATGAAATTATATCCACCGGTGGTACATTGCGCACCATTCAAGATGCTGGAATTTCTGCAAGGGCAGTAGAAGAAATTACAGGATTCCCGGAAATGATGGATGGACGTGTGAAAACACTTCATCCATCTGTCCATGGCGGATTACTTGGGAAACGTTCCAGCCGAATACATAGAAAACAGATGGAAGAAAACAAAATTGTCCCGATTGATGTGGTTGTTGTGAATCTATATCCGTTTCAAGAAACCTTACAAAAGACAGGCGTTACACATGAAGAGATGATTGAAAATATCGATATTGGCGGACCAGCGATGCTTCGTTCAAGCGCCAAGAATTACCACGATGTCACCGTGGTTGTCGACCCACAAGATTATGAACAGGTGCTTATGGACTTACGTATGGATCAATTAGATCTTGAAAAACGCAGAAGCTTAGCTGCGAAAGTCTTCCGACACACAGCGAATTATGATGCGCTGATCGCAAACTACCTTACGACAGAAACAGGGGAAGATTTTCCAGAAACCTATACCGTTACATATGAAAAAGCACAGGACTTGCGTTACGGGGAAAACCCACATCAGCAAGCAGCATTTTTTAAAGATCCTGTTTCTACTAGTATGAGCCTTGCTCTCGCTGAGCAGTTGCACGGAAAAGAGCTTTCTTATAATAATATTCAGGACGGGAATGCGGCACTTGAAATTTTATCCGAATATCGTGAACCTGCAACTGTTGCGGTGAAGCATATGAATCCATGTGGAATTGGTGTAGCTGCTGATGTATATCAAGCGTTTCAAAAAGCATATGACGGGGATCCGGTATCTATCTTTGGCGGTATTGTTGCTTGTAATAGAGAAATAGAAGCGGCTACTGCCGAAAAACTAAGTGAAATATTCGTAGAGATTGTGATTGCACCAGGATTTACAAATGAGGCTTTGGCAATGTTAACCCGAAAGAAAAACATCCGTTTGCTGAAGCTTGAAATGAAGACGGACGGGTCAGCATACCATAAACTGACAACAGTAAAAGGTGGTGTGCTGATTCAGCAAAATGACCATGGGGAGATAGCGAAGGAAGCATTAACGGTTATGACAGAACGCAAGCCGTCAGAACAAGAATTGGCCGATCTACAGTTTGCCTGGAAAGCTGTGAAACATGTGAAATCCAACGCTATTGTGTTAGGAAAAGAAAATCAGACTGTTGGCGTTGGGGCTGGGCAGATGAATCGAATCGGGTCAGCTATGATAGCGATAGAGCAAGCTGGTGAAAAAGCGCAAGGCTCCGTGCTAGCTTCAGATGCCTTTTTCCCAATGCCAGACACCGTAGAAGCGGCCGTGCAAGCGGGAGTTACTGCAATCATTCAACCGGGTGGATCCAAGCGTGATCAGGATTCGATCGATGTATGTAATGAGCACGGGGTAGCGATGGTTTATACAGGAATGCGTCATTTCAAACACTAA
- the purD gene encoding phosphoribosylamine--glycine ligase, translating to MNILVVGRGGREHSIVMKLAEDNMVTRIYVAPGNGGIAEQATCVPIDEMDVEGLVNFAKRNAIDLTIVGPEDPLNAGIANRFQEEGLKIFAPTREAALLEGSKSFAKAFMKKYEIPTADANTFTNAEEAKQYIDSKGAPIVVKADGLVAGKGVIVAETKDQAYQAVDEMLVAKHFAEAGTTIVIEEFLAGNEFTLMAFVHEKNVFPMIPARDHKRVFDNDEGPNTGGMGAYAPVADVSNEHLIFAKEEILQKAVEGLMKEGQPFMGILYAGLIMTEEGPKVIEFNTRFGDPETQVVLPLLKNDLAQVLVDVMDGHNPQLKWEEGCSVGVVVASEGYPDAYRKGVRIPEISSVDDAFTIHGGTKSEGGSLVSNGGRVLLVGAKDDSLEKAADTVYEALALIDDMKGFFYRRDIGRN from the coding sequence ATGAATATATTAGTCGTCGGACGGGGAGGACGCGAACATAGCATTGTCATGAAACTAGCAGAAGATAACATGGTAACCCGTATATATGTCGCTCCGGGAAATGGTGGAATCGCTGAGCAGGCAACCTGTGTTCCTATTGATGAAATGGATGTGGAGGGATTAGTCAATTTTGCAAAGCGTAATGCAATTGACTTGACTATCGTTGGACCGGAAGATCCCTTGAATGCCGGAATAGCAAATCGATTTCAAGAAGAAGGATTAAAGATATTTGCACCAACAAGGGAAGCAGCGCTGTTGGAAGGGAGTAAAAGTTTTGCGAAAGCATTCATGAAAAAATATGAAATACCTACAGCGGATGCTAACACGTTTACGAATGCGGAAGAAGCGAAACAGTATATTGACTCAAAAGGTGCGCCTATTGTTGTGAAGGCAGATGGGCTGGTTGCAGGAAAAGGGGTTATTGTTGCTGAGACAAAAGATCAGGCATACCAGGCAGTGGATGAGATGCTTGTGGCAAAACATTTTGCGGAAGCAGGCACAACGATTGTTATCGAGGAATTTCTAGCGGGAAACGAATTTACGTTGATGGCATTTGTGCATGAAAAGAATGTTTTTCCCATGATACCGGCTCGAGACCATAAGCGAGTCTTTGATAATGATGAGGGACCGAATACTGGTGGAATGGGAGCTTATGCACCGGTAGCAGATGTTTCGAATGAACATTTGATTTTTGCTAAGGAGGAGATTTTACAAAAAGCAGTGGAAGGTTTAATGAAAGAAGGACAGCCGTTTATGGGCATTTTATATGCCGGGTTAATAATGACAGAGGAAGGTCCCAAAGTCATTGAATTTAATACGCGTTTCGGAGATCCGGAAACTCAGGTTGTCTTGCCTTTATTGAAAAATGACCTTGCTCAGGTATTGGTAGATGTAATGGATGGACATAATCCACAGCTTAAATGGGAAGAAGGTTGCTCTGTAGGCGTGGTAGTGGCGTCGGAAGGCTATCCGGATGCCTACCGTAAAGGTGTGCGGATTCCTGAAATTTCCTCGGTCGATGATGCTTTTACGATACATGGTGGAACGAAATCGGAAGGTGGATCACTCGTCTCCAATGGTGGTCGCGTGCTGCTCGTTGGCGCGAAGGATGATTCTTTGGAAAAGGCTGCCGATACTGTATATGAGGCCCTAGCTCTTATTGATGATATGAAGGGATTCTTTTATCGTAGGGATATAGGTAGGAATTAA
- a CDS encoding metallophosphoesterase family protein produces MNIVVTADTHMPDKGKQLPSRLIKELKKTDLIIHAGDWNSMEVYHMLRTYGEVKGVYGNVDREDIKDRFPAQEILEVHGHKIGIVHGHGDKKTTEKRVLEAFEGEEVDIIIFGHSHIPLLRYFKKKLLLNPGSPMDKRTHPYYSFVILTVGEEIRAEHVFFKDKN; encoded by the coding sequence ATGAATATCGTAGTAACAGCAGATACGCATATGCCGGACAAAGGAAAACAGTTGCCGTCAAGGCTTATAAAGGAACTAAAAAAGACAGATCTGATTATTCATGCGGGTGATTGGAATTCGATGGAAGTCTATCACATGCTTCGAACTTATGGAGAAGTAAAGGGTGTGTATGGAAATGTTGATAGAGAGGATATCAAGGATCGTTTTCCAGCACAAGAGATACTGGAAGTACATGGACACAAAATAGGCATTGTTCATGGACATGGCGATAAGAAGACAACTGAAAAACGGGTACTGGAGGCATTTGAAGGAGAAGAAGTGGATATCATCATTTTTGGTCACTCTCATATCCCTTTGCTTCGTTATTTTAAGAAGAAGTTATTATTGAACCCTGGCTCTCCCATGGATAAACGAACACACCCATATTATTCTTTTGTCATCCTTACAGTTGGGGAAGAGATTAGGGCAGAGCATGTTTTTTTCAAGGATAAGAATTGA